Proteins encoded in a region of the Caballeronia sp. M1242 genome:
- a CDS encoding LysR family transcriptional regulator, whose amino-acid sequence MDRFLSIEAFVRVAEASSFAEAARQLGVTSSVVTNRIQQLEKFVNAPLFHRSTRHVRLSEVGEAFYRECAEVVGRVNELTDQMRELRATPTGRLRIQMLPGFALGHFGAPLAEFNRRYPGIQLDIIVNDRVVDPVEEGFDIAFQIFPPISESLIERRLFNVRRLFCASPAYLEKHGAPQHPRDLLHHITALYSGYPSRNRWTMIHGTEVVEMELPGMIRSNSVHLLKDYALTGGGIVCLPTLVASEALVSGTLVPILTDYELSTLNFAAVYPATQRQALKVKALVEFLIEYLGPEPSWDMPLLQRGWVR is encoded by the coding sequence ATGGACCGGTTTCTCAGCATTGAGGCATTCGTGAGAGTGGCGGAAGCAAGCAGCTTCGCCGAAGCGGCAAGACAGCTCGGTGTGACGAGTTCGGTGGTGACCAACCGCATCCAGCAGTTGGAGAAGTTCGTCAATGCGCCGCTCTTCCACCGCAGCACGCGCCACGTCCGACTGTCGGAGGTCGGCGAAGCGTTCTATCGCGAATGTGCCGAGGTCGTGGGCCGCGTGAATGAACTGACCGACCAGATGCGTGAACTCCGCGCGACGCCGACGGGGCGCTTGCGCATTCAGATGCTTCCCGGCTTTGCTCTTGGACATTTCGGCGCGCCGCTCGCCGAATTCAACAGACGCTATCCGGGAATTCAACTCGATATCATCGTGAATGACCGGGTTGTCGATCCAGTCGAAGAAGGCTTCGATATCGCGTTCCAGATTTTTCCTCCCATCTCGGAGTCGCTCATCGAGCGTCGACTATTCAACGTTCGCCGCCTGTTTTGTGCATCGCCTGCTTACCTCGAAAAGCATGGTGCTCCGCAGCATCCGCGTGACTTGCTGCACCACATCACCGCGCTGTATTCCGGATATCCCTCACGAAACCGCTGGACGATGATTCACGGTACGGAGGTCGTGGAGATGGAGTTGCCGGGCATGATTCGCTCGAATTCTGTCCACTTACTGAAGGACTATGCGCTGACAGGCGGAGGCATCGTATGTTTGCCGACCTTGGTCGCCAGCGAGGCGCTGGTGAGCGGGACACTGGTGCCCATCTTGACGGACTATGAACTCTCCACGTTGAACTTCGCAGCCGTCTATCCGGCGACCCAGCGCCAGGCATTGAAGGTCAAGGCGCTCGTTGAATTCCTCATCGAATATCTGGGCCCTGAGCCGTCGTGGGACATGCCGTTGCTCCAGCGCGGCTGGGTGCGGTGA
- a CDS encoding MFS transporter: MKETDWDTSYEWKAVTLLALGFGLVGLDRWLIAPLFPSMMKDLGLTAQDVGNCIGVLGLSWGVFAALMGGISDKVGRRKVLIPAIIAFSLLSGFSGLAGGLFSLIAIRGLMGVAEGSFCPTSFAATADASLPRRRGLNLGLQQSGFALFGLALSPIIATQLLAFVTWRWVFALVAIPGLILGALMFFVIREPKVVKAVASEHAPASLGHVLKSRNILVAMLALCCAMTGVFVLGALLPLYLTGYLSLDTQKMGLVVSAIGFGGFLGQFGLPGLSDLVGRRLASIVGFAGTAVMLYIFRGLGAQPLALFTVLFVASFFTLGLVSLLSGPVATEAAPVGLVSTSIGAVVGVGEIFGGGIAPAMGGYVATHFGIANILWLPMCAVILGILVSLLLKETAPAVVQRRAVLRPELTAGEQPR; this comes from the coding sequence GGCCTGGTGGGATTGGACAGATGGCTCATCGCGCCGCTGTTTCCGTCGATGATGAAGGACCTCGGGCTGACGGCGCAGGACGTAGGAAACTGCATCGGAGTCCTTGGCCTGTCGTGGGGCGTATTCGCGGCGCTGATGGGAGGCATCTCGGACAAGGTGGGCCGCAGGAAAGTCCTCATTCCGGCGATCATCGCGTTCTCGCTGCTTTCGGGCTTCTCTGGTCTCGCTGGCGGACTCTTCAGTCTCATCGCGATTCGTGGGCTGATGGGCGTCGCAGAAGGCTCTTTCTGCCCGACCAGCTTCGCGGCGACGGCTGACGCATCCCTTCCGCGCCGTCGCGGCCTGAACCTCGGTCTACAGCAGAGTGGTTTTGCGCTCTTTGGCTTGGCGTTGTCGCCCATCATCGCCACGCAGTTACTCGCTTTCGTTACGTGGCGCTGGGTCTTTGCTTTAGTTGCGATTCCGGGCCTGATTCTCGGGGCGCTCATGTTCTTTGTCATTCGCGAGCCGAAAGTCGTTAAGGCGGTTGCTTCGGAACATGCGCCCGCATCGCTAGGCCATGTCCTCAAGAGTCGAAACATTCTTGTCGCCATGCTGGCGTTGTGCTGCGCAATGACGGGTGTTTTCGTGCTCGGCGCCCTGCTGCCCCTCTATCTCACTGGCTACCTGTCGCTCGATACACAGAAGATGGGCCTCGTCGTCTCCGCTATCGGCTTTGGCGGTTTTCTGGGCCAGTTCGGTTTGCCTGGCCTCTCGGATCTCGTCGGGCGCCGACTGGCGAGCATCGTGGGCTTCGCCGGAACAGCCGTGATGCTCTATATCTTCCGCGGTCTCGGCGCTCAGCCGCTCGCGCTGTTCACTGTGCTTTTCGTCGCGTCTTTCTTCACGCTGGGCCTCGTCTCGCTGCTGTCCGGACCGGTTGCGACCGAGGCCGCACCGGTCGGACTCGTCTCGACATCCATTGGCGCAGTGGTGGGCGTAGGCGAGATTTTCGGCGGCGGCATTGCGCCGGCGATGGGCGGCTATGTCGCCACCCACTTCGGTATCGCGAACATCCTCTGGCTGCCGATGTGCGCTGTCATCCTCGGCATTCTGGTCAGCTTGCTTCTGAAGGAGACCGCGCCGGCAGTCGTTCAGCGTCGCGCGGTCCTTCGGCCCGAACTCACCGCAGGCGAGCAGCCGAGGTAA